The genome window TAATTTTGTTTCTCACTCTATCAACTAATATTTCTGCTCCACCTCCAGGAATTGAATTTAAGCCTGCATTTATAAGTCTCTTTAAAGCAGCTTCTATACTTAGATTAGAAACATTACAAATATGATCAATCTCTGGTGGTGAAAGAGCATGCAAAGTAACGCTTGGAAAATCTTTTTTTAGCTTTCTAAAAAGATCTTCATAATATTCAATTTTTAACTTGGGGTTATGGCCTCCTTGAAGTAAAAGTTGTGTTCCTTTTAAATCAACAAGCTCTTTTGTTTTTTCATAAATAACGTCATAAGAATTTACATACCCTCTCTTATCCCCAGGCCAAAATGCAAATGCACAAAACCTACAAGCTGCTGTACAAACATTTGTGTAATTTATATTTCTGTCAATTACAAATGTAACTGGTTTTGAATTAGAGTGGTACTTTTGTCTAATTTGATCTGCCAGATCTCCAAGTTTTAAAAGATCAGTATTCAAGTAAAGATTTAATATTTCTTCTTTTGTAAAGCGTTTGTTCAGCATAGAAATTATTATATCTGTATTTGAACATCTAAAATCATAGACTCAAATGACATTATAGTTTTGCAATAAGTTCTATGGGAAATTTCAATTCTTTGTTATTTAATTTAGTCATCAATGGTAATAATACGTTCTCTCCATTGTTAAATTTCTCCATAATTCTTCTTATGGGAGATTGCTGTTTCCAAAGATCAGTTCCAAATGTATTTTGCTTTTTTTCAGGGAAAATTGAATCAACCCAAAGACCAGCGATTAGAAGGTGCGACATTATGTAAATAACATCAGAATCCAGCGAAGTACAATTCGCATAAATAGATTTTAGCCCAAACCTAGGATCTTTAATTAAAGCTATTCTTGCTATATTTCCAGAAAGCTCCTTAATAATTCTGTCTGCATCTGCTTTTTTTATTAGCTGAGGTTTTTTTTTAGATGGACCTGTAAAATTTAAATAACCTGGTACTTTACTATGAAAATATCTTAAAGTACTTTCATCTTTTGTTAAGCCATCAGTAAACCTACTATCTGTTTGAGTTTCATCGGGTGGACATCTACTACTATCCTGAGCATGTTGTAATTCTTCAATGAGGGTGGCACAAACCTCATAATAATATATTGTTGCTGGATCATAATCCTGTGCAATTCCTTCTTGAATTCTTACAAAATTATCAAATGCTGGATCTTTTTTATAAATCTCTATATTTTTCTTCTCTTCACTTTGAACCCTTAACAGCTGTAATAAATTCACGCTTGTCTCTAATGACATTGGATTATAATTACCTACCAAAGAAGAAACAACATCATCATTCAATGGAATATGAAAATATGCTGGGACTTGACATCCAGCAATTGAATAAATTTGGGTTCCAATAACAAGAGCAGGCATTAAATTATCTATATAATCTGTAGGAGTCATAGCTTGGAGAAGATCTTCATCCCTGGGCATTCCGTGTCCATTGGGTATTAATGCCAAATGATTTAAAGACAATAACTGGGAATTTAAAGTAGCTATTAAGAAAGAAGCATTTAATAGAGGATTTGCTTGTATATCAAATGAATCTATTTCTTTATTGCACGTATCAAGTAACTCTCTTGGATTT of Candidatus Melainabacteria bacterium contains these proteins:
- the mqnC gene encoding dehypoxanthine futalosine cyclase — protein: MLNKRFTKEEILNLYLNTDLLKLGDLADQIRQKYHSNSKPVTFVIDRNINYTNVCTAACRFCAFAFWPGDKRGYVNSYDVIYEKTKELVDLKGTQLLLQGGHNPKLKIEYYEDLFRKLKKDFPSVTLHALSPPEIDHICNVSNLSIEAALKRLINAGLNSIPGGGAEILVDRVRNKISPLKIKSGRWLEVMEAAHKLGLKTTATMMFGHVETLEERIEHMEKIRNLQDKYSGFTAFILWTFQKENNPLGRDVACNASTNVDYLKTLATSRIFLDNIVNIQSSWVTQGIKIGQLALSFGANDMSGTMLEENVVSAAGTSHKVSIDEIIHAIHAAGKDAAQRDTQYNVLKVIPRL